In Lolium perenne isolate Kyuss_39 chromosome 5, Kyuss_2.0, whole genome shotgun sequence, the sequence AGTGCGCGGGCGGCAGGGAGCAAGGCGACGCGGAGGCGCACAGTGCAGCGCACCGGTGGGCCGTCGGGCGGTGAGGCCCAGCCCGGCCAGGACGCGCGGGGCGGCGCGGAGTGGAGCGGGCCGCGCGGGGAGGCGGCCCGATCCGGCGGGAGGCCGGTTCGGCCGGGGGCAGCGCCGGGCGGGCCGGTTGGCCACCGGGCCTGCGACCGGACACGGGCCCAAAGGCCACTGGAtcagcccggatggcaccggttcccaggccggtttcgaccgggtgggccggcgcctggcccggtccggccggctggccccttccccttttttcttttctttttcttctttaataacaattgctcccgaactccgattcgaatgaaaccaactttgtttggaagataacaacgaatgctatctaatagaaagtgaaaacccaagaatctgtaggaggggattttatcatgagtataaaaggtagaaccttatatcatgaataaccggtaaaatcacccaacctcgaaaacgcaatagaagatgcatgcgaactccgttttcgatgaacttgggcttgttgtaaagctagcaacaagctcaagaacctcacatagagaaataccaagaagcaataagaatatgcagcgcatgcaaggattgagctccctaagacgatgtgatcaagttacccaaccgaaagcccctcttaatagtgcggctatctatcctataatccggtctcccatcaaccacctcgagaccgataaaaggaaaacctatcaaggtcatacctttgccttgcgcatcccgcttgatcttgatgataacacttcacgctccactcaagccagaatgcatcacttgatcattgtcgcttcgtgtatactcacaaatgctcccccatacaccatgatgggaaagcttcattgatgcacatcttcacatgtccattatcaccaaatggacggcaagcttcaagcatgtgatccactcaagatgctcatcttgaacttgcccaactcaaccttgtatcttctcatactcacttaagatagagcatggctaatattgagttccacataagaactccatcttcatttcttcttcttgatcatatcacatatatatcttcataccgatgatcttgatgccaatacacaaggtatatctttatcttcatggcatccatacttgaatccaacacatggagagcaagtagtacctatggaatattccttcatataaactcaatgaaaacattagtccataggggttgtcattaattaccaaaaccacacataggggcaatgtacccttacaatgaccataaaagatattattcataaaaatagaacaaccattattctctgacttaaatgaataaccgccttgcattaaacaagatccagatataatgttcatgctcaacacagacactaaataacaattattgaggtttaaaactagggagcgtgccgacagcgatcacatcgaccttggatccatttccaacgcgcatcgtcacttcgtccctcgctaggcttcgtttattccgtagttcctgtttcgagttacaaatgtgagcaaccgaaccagtatcaaatacccaggcactagtacgagaaccagtaagatagacatctataacatgtacatcaaatatacctttcttcttcttgacaaggccgctcttcagatcagccaagtacttggggcaattacgcttccaatgccccttcccattgcagtaatagcactcagtatcaggtttagggccagccttaggcttctcaggaggcacggcagctttcttgccgcccttcttgaagttgcccttcttaggtttgacttgcttcttgaaactggtggtcttgttgaccatcaacacttggtgctctttctttatctcaacctcagcagattttagcatggagaagagttcaggtaactctttgttcatgttctgcatgttgtagttcatcacaaagttattGTAACttagtggcagtgattggaggacacgatcaatacccagctggttagggatcgtaatccccaagtcactgagcttcttcgcgtgtccggacataggaacacgtgctcactaacggagctgccctcttccatcatacagccaaagaactgtttcgaggcctcatagctctccacagccgcatgagtttcaatgaTAACCTTGAGCTCATTGATCATATCacaagggtcgtggtgctcaaaatgcttttggagctctgcctctcggctgcacaggatggcacactgaacttgagagtaacgagtcacccgagtctcgtaaacattttcTACGTCCTcagatactgcaggtggtggtggggaacctagcggtgcttcgagcacatattgcagatttcctccactgaggaaaatcctcacatgacggaaccaatcggtgaagttgctaccatattgcttttaagcttttctttctctaggaactggttaaaattgattgatggggacgccatgatctacaacatatatttgcaaagagtttagactaagtttatgacaaattgagtacaaattttaattctacaaaattaaactaggtgaactcccactcaaaacaatatccctcacattgtcttagtgatcacacgaaccaaatccactacaccaagtccgatcatcacgagacaagatgtaacttcaaaggtgaacactcaaagtgttcatcatatcaatcatatgactcatgctctacctttcggtatcccgtgttccgagaccatgtctgtacatgctaggctcgtcaaggcaaccttagtatccgcgtgtgcaaaactggcttgcaccggttgtatgcacatgtagaatctatcacacccgatcatcacgtgatccttagaaacgacaagtcttagcaacggtgcatactaaggatgaacactttattatcttgatatttagtgagagggatcatcttataatgctaccgtcgcgatctaagcaatataagatgcataaaaggattaacatcacatgcaattcatatgtgatatgatatggcccctttgtctttgcgcttttgatcttcatctccaaagcacggacatgatcctccatcatcaacgggcatgatctccatcatcgtcggcgtagcgtcaaggtaaatggcaccgtcttcatgattgttctccatgtagcaactattacaactactttgaaataatactcaacatgaaatttaaagacaaccataaggctcctgccggttgccacaatacaataatgatcatctcatacatattcatcatcacatcatggccatatcacatcaccaaaccctgcaaaaacaagttagacgcatctaatttggtttgcatattttacgtggtttagggttttcgagtaagatccaatctacctacgaacatgaaccacaacggtgatactagtgttttcaatagaaagagtaaattggatcttcactatagtgggagagacagacacccgtaaagcaacttatgcaatacaagttgcatgtcgagcgtggagcaaatctcatgaacgtggtcatgtaaagttagcccgagccgcttcatcccactatgccgcaagatgcaaagtacatgaacaaaagacaacaaagcatcaacgcccacaaaacaattgtgttctactcgtgcaaccaatctatgcatagacacgcctctgataccactgatgggattcgtagcatagaaaatagaaaattttctaccgcaagaacgaataacaagccaagatgcaatctagaagacggtagcaacgagaagatcatgagactaaccctcgaagatttccaaagcctaacgagattagatctcgtggttgatgtagtcgatcacttgccgcttgcaaaagcgcgtagaagatcttggcggtgccacaatcgggcagcacctccgtactcggtcacacgttcggtgttgatgacgacgtcctcctccccgttccagcgggtagcagaagtagtagatcctcctcggaatcccggcagcatgacggcgtggtggcggtgttggtggagaactccggcagggcttcgtctatgcgctgcgggagttgtatgtggaggaggggcggctagggtttggggagaggggtgcttgggcgccggcctcaaggggtgcggccaaggtggtggctttggtgtggctggccccctccccttgcccctcattatataggtggaacacatctagggtttcccaagtcttcgaataagaccccaattcaaaaactgccaaaTAGATGAAACCTACTTGGGTGGGACTCTCCCTttccctttggtggggtggccggcccactatggtggagtccacctgggaatcctcccccttagggctggccggctcatttccaaacttggatcatttccataaattcaccggatcatttccaaacttggaaagtgacttcctatatatgaatcttattctccggaccactccgaacctcctcgtgatgtcctggatcccatccgagactccgaaaaaaacttcgaactccattccaaattccatatctacttaaacgacatcaaaccttaagtgtgtcaccctacggttcgtgaactatgcagacatggttgagacttctctccgaccaataaccaatagcgggatctggagatccataatggctcccacatattcaacgatgacatagtgatcgaatgaaccatttacatacgataccgattccctttgtcacgcgatattttacttgtccgaggtttgatcatcggtatctctataccttgttcaacctcgtctccaacaagtactctttactcgtaccgtggtatgtcatctcttatgaaccattcatatgcttgcaagctaatcagatgacattccaccgagagggcccagagtatatctatccgtcatcgggatggacaatatcccactcttgatccatatgcctcaactcatactttccgaatacttaatcccacctttataaccacccatttacgcagtggcatttgatgtaatcaaagtacacttccggtataagtgatttacatgatctcatggtcgaaggactaggtaactatgtatcggaagctaatagcaaatagaacttaatgacgtgatcatatgctacgcttaattgggtgtgtctattacatcattcctttaatgacataaccttgttattaataacatccaatattcatgatcatgaaactatgatcatctattaatcaacaagctagttatacaagaggcttactagggactccttgttgtttacataacacacatgtatcaatgtttcggttaatacaattatagcatggtatgcaaatatttatcataaacataaagatatataataaccactttattattgcctcttgggcatatctccaacacctacCGTTCACTCCAAGGCCGATGAGATAGCATCAAGATGGCGTGCTGCCGGTGGGCCGGTTGCATTGAGGCCGTGAGAAATTCGCCGCCGAGTGGCACCAACGCCGGTGATTGGGATGAAATCACGCAAAGAAGGTACAAGGACATGCCCGGGTTGAAGGGAAATCCATTTACATTCCAGCATTGCTATGCCATTCTTGAGCACAATGAGAAGTGGAAGATGAGGGAGCAAGAAGTGCACCACCGAGGCATAAGCTCGTCGAGTTGGAGGATGCAGAAGAGGATGATGTTCTTGAGAccaagaagaacaagaagaggtCGGATGGAGCAAAGATGacaaaggacaagatcaagaagcaAGGCGAGGCCGCAACATTGTCTCTCAAGATCGATGTTATGGTGAAGTCCAAAGAATTGTTGGTGATGAAGACTTTGGATGCAAAGAAGGAgatgatggagaagaagaacaaaGAGAAGGAAGCAAAATGGGACATgctccggaaagatgcaaagcgcAAGGCCGACGTCGAGGAGAGGAGAGCACGTGCCGAGAAGAACCCAGCCATGGCGGAGCTCATTGCGCCGGAGAatgcaactatgatgatgaaccgGCTGAGATGGATGAGTTCCGTCTTGAGTGGTGGAATCATGCGAAGATGGAGATCTTGACGCGAAGGAGGGAAGTTGCACGCGCTGCCATGGCTGCCATGAGTGATGCCCAAGGTGATGATGCTATGGCGAGTGGTGGTGGCCGTGTGGATGCGCCGGCAACCGACGGTGATGCTTGATCATGCTCGGTTTGATCCTTTTTTGGTTTCATGTTTTATGTATGACTGACTACTTTAAACAATCTGTTTGCATGATCTATGTTGCTACATTTAAAAATTATTGGCTGATTTGCATAAACCCTTTGCTTCCGGATTTTGTTTGCGGGCTGAAAAACGCGGTTTGGGGTGGCCTAGAAACGCGGTTAGAGGTTTGGGATGTCTCCTAGGGATGATGCTCTTACTCCTATCGTGTCAATAAAATTGGATAAACTACTTTCCATCGAAATATAGTACAATCTACTGCACTTAAATTGGATAAACTACTTTCCATCGAAATATAGTACAATCTACTGCACTTGTGAGCTTCACCAGTTAAATGGAATGACACAGTTGGTCAAAGAATGTCCAAATCATGGGAACAGCAGAAAGGGGGTTAATTCAAGGGAGCTGGCAGGTGTGAAATAGCAAATTGGCAGCGCTTCGCATATGAGGTGCAAGAGCATGAGCTGGCAGTAACTACTTTCAAAACTCTTTCATGTCGAGTCAACCAAGGTACCGACTGCCTAATTAACATTGTGAACTGAAATACAACTACTATTGTGAACTGAAATACAACTGAGTATACCAAGTGATCACCAAGCCATTATAAAAGTTAGGTGGGAAACATATAAAAAATAGTTAAGCACTTAAAAGTCATTTTATATTACTATAGTTGCACATGCTGACATGCAACAAAAAAAAAAGCTTGGAAAAAGGGATCCTAAAAAATTAAGAGCTTGCGCAGCAGAAACTTTCACAAAAATGTGTCCTCAAAAATGAAGAGATCATGCAGTAAAATGGAGAGAAAAAATTGCTACCGACATGGACAATTCAAAGTTCTTGCTTgtcagaaggtaaatatgtataaGGGGATTCATGTTAGAATCATAAATGCATGTTAGAAAGTTCACTATGTTCAAAATTTATCATGATCACTTTTCCAGAACTAGCGGTACTGGTTTGTTTCTCAATATATGACACACACAAACACAAGCAGTAGGCACAAATTGGTGAATAGGGGCCTAACATCTAATGCAACATACCAGCATTTCACAGAAAGTACACAGGAGTTGAAATCCATTCTCCCATAAAATTCATTAGCTCCAGCGATGTACCAACAGTTTCAAAGAAACACACAGTTTACATGGGAATAAGCAgtacataagatgcaaggaatgaTCTTCCAGTTTTCAATGCCAGCCAGATATTCTTTTGCATCAACAAAGTACTCGATCATGGTTAAGTCATACCGACaattttccattcatctcctctTATGCAAATGACATGCAGCTGCAGAGCGGATTCAGTGAGAACCTTCAACATCATGCCCAATGCTCCCATCATCAGCAACCAAAGAAGGAGGCCAGGCCATTACATACGGATAGGCATAGCCATCATATTTTCCCTCAAGCAGTAAGTCAAGCTTCAAGGTCTCCAAAGAAAGTGAGAAGAACCAGCAGTGTTGTGTGCCAGCGGGGGTCATGCACGCCATGGACAAGTGCACATATCCCGACCTAACTTGCATAATTTTGATAAAGCCATGCAAGTCCTGAGTGATGCCGTCAGTTGTCCGATCGATTTCTGCACTCAAATTTTCTATGTTCTGTGGCGCCCATATCTCAGTTCCATCACTATCCATACTACGGATCCAAACATGGAGGAAAAAACCAGATTCATAGACAATGCAAAGCTCACCATCCTTAGTGTCCCCTGCCTGAAAATTGAACCCATCCACCTCCACTTGCCAAGGTAGATCTACAGAGGTGATATCCATGGTGTCGATGTTGATCCTAATCATACGTCTTTCGCCGTGGCAAGGCCAGTAAATGGAACCATCCACCAGTGAACCAACCTTGAACTTGAGGCTATTGTTTCCACCGATATCCACCCAGGGATGGATGACCCAATCCCACGTCTCCGACGAGAAGATGACGGCACGAACCCTACGCTGATCCTTGCAGACGCAGATCACCCGGAAGAAGCACGGGTTCTCATCGGAGGACTGCAGGTGGAAACCAACTAAACCAAAATTGCGGCGGCTCTCAGCTGCGATACCGCGGGGCGACGGGAGGATGTCCACGGCCCAGGTCATGGGGTTCAGGGTAGCTAGGGATAGATGATTGTTATCCATCCCGTTCCATAGGAGGATGTAACCGTCGCGGCAGTCGGTGACAGTCCAACCCGAGAACGAGTGTGGGAGGGAAGTGAGGAAGAAGTCGCCGCGGCGAAGGGCGGCGGCAACATCGTAATCGGAAAGGCGCATGGGGACGAAGAAGGGGCCGTTTAATTCAAGGAAGAGGCCGATGAGGGGCGCCTGGTGGAGAGCACGGAACAAGCGGCGGAAGGCAGGGGAGAAGCGGACGGCGCCGAGCCATGAGCGGCAGGTGAGCGCGGCGCGGACAAGGGCCGGTAGGTCCGGCAGGCGGAGGAAGATCTCGCGAAGGTCGTCGCCACTGAGGGAGGATATGGTGGTAGCGGTGGAGGTGGCgggggcggtgatggcggtggagGTGGCGGGGGCGATGATGGCGTTGCAGGTGGTTGTGGTGGTGGAGACGGTAGTGgtggttgtggtggtggtggtggtggtgccgtTGGCGGAGACGGTAGTGAtggttgtggtggtggtggtggtgccgtTGGCGGCGGAAGTGGTGGTAGTGGCTGTGGTGGTCGTGGACAGATTCGACGAAGATttcggcggcggcgccgccagcAGTTCACTGGGCATTGTTGCTTCTGCTGGAGCGAGAGAGTTTCTGGATCCCTAACCTGAAAGGCCTCGTGTCATGCGTGTATAGAGTGTACGCAGGGCCCAAAGTCCATAAGAGTTGTGTAGTTGTATAGAGTGTGCACAGGCTCAGAGTCTATTAATACGCTGCTTGCTTTCAGCCCAACTGAGTAGctcaaccgggcgacccatccgGCGCCCGCCCGTCCGGATGGGTCCAaacggacaaaaacccggcccaacgcggggacgcaccgcaaaaacgGACGGCCGCggtgtccggaacgacgcaaatccGGCCCAAATCTTGGCCGGGTTTGCgtagccgcggatggcacgcggtgtcctcgcgtgtccgcctggTTCGCCTGGCTGGCCCACCTGgcggtgccccagtcctattaaatgtggacgggggaaggggactgtccctatccagtccccactttccactccggccgcacgcgcgagctcgaagcttccgcgccgccatggccccgaagcgcgagttcTCGCCATCCgcgaacgaccacgaggccggcagcagccggccagtcgcgtcggcgccggcgccgttcgccatggggccgccggcgacgccagacgcgagcggatctacgtcaccgtagcggtggcgcagatgttccgggacgccggcgtcccaatgccgtggggacgtgcacctccccacGGCCGGCACCTGAGCCcggatcgggttccggtgccgcccatcccgggctccggccgcgccgcgtcgcggagatccggaggcgccgcgcgcagctgccggcggacctccgcgaGGACCCCGCGTGCGGCGACGCAAGTCCCAAtcgggacttgtggttcgaggtggagcacgatgcgcgccggcgCACGTGCTTCACATCCGCGACAGCGCGGCCGCGCGCGCAGCTCGCGCACACCGCAACGCGGGCAGGCCGCCgcccggcg encodes:
- the LOC127299312 gene encoding uncharacterized protein; translated protein: MPSELLAAPPPKSSSNLSTTTTATTTTSAANGTTTTTTTITTVSANGTTTTTTTTTTTVSTTTTTCNAIIAPATSTAITAPATSTATTISSLSGDDLREIFLRLPDLPALVRAALTCRSWLGAVRFSPAFRRLFRALHQAPLIGLFLELNGPFFVPMRLSDYDVAAALRRGDFFLTSLPHSFSGWTVTDCRDGYILLWNGMDNNHLSLATLNPMTWAVDILPSPRGIAAESRRNFGLVGFHLQSSDENPCFFRVICVCKDQRRVRAVIFSSETWDWVIHPWVDIGGNNSLKFKVGSLVDGSIYWPCHGERRMIRINIDTMDITSVDLPWQVEVDGFNFQAGDTKDGELCIVYESGFFLHVWIRSMDSDGTEIWAPQNIENLSAEIDRTTDGITQDLHGFIKIMQVRSGYVHLSMACMTPAGTQHCWFFSLSLETLKLDLLLEGKYDGYAYPYVMAWPPSLVADDGSIGHDVEGSH